Proteins from one Ketobacter alkanivorans genomic window:
- a CDS encoding MOSC domain-containing protein produces MSITVGTVKELWRYPVKSMVGQTTSTATITESGMLGDRGWIVRDDTINENVVVRTLPKLLLFAAEYLQEPVGNAIPNVRITFPDGTQADSSAPDINNKLSAALGKSVSLWPLQSSRNWRHYRLSGVMGSKEMKRMFASKELPDFSSISWKLLTELMIFSTPLGRYHDVYPLHVVTTGALSKMKELEPGADFGPHRFRPNLVIESNEGVVDFDDFSWVGGKLSIGSNVVIQCESRTVRCSMPAQPQFNCAKDSSVLRSINSHTQRHFGINASVLKQGQIKVGDEVRWEPGKDSALSKKLDGVSGYLKNKVSHSLLNAIDLIVKK; encoded by the coding sequence ATGAGCATTACAGTCGGTACAGTTAAGGAGCTTTGGCGTTACCCTGTTAAATCAATGGTGGGGCAAACCACCAGCACGGCAACCATTACTGAATCAGGCATGCTGGGTGATCGTGGTTGGATTGTGCGAGATGACACCATCAATGAGAATGTGGTGGTGCGCACGCTGCCCAAGCTGTTGTTGTTTGCCGCTGAATACCTGCAAGAACCCGTTGGTAATGCCATCCCTAATGTTCGCATTACGTTCCCGGACGGTACGCAGGCTGATTCCTCTGCTCCAGATATTAATAACAAGCTTTCAGCGGCGTTGGGCAAGAGCGTGTCTCTTTGGCCATTGCAATCGAGTCGTAACTGGCGTCATTACAGGTTATCCGGGGTGATGGGCAGTAAGGAAATGAAGCGAATGTTTGCTTCAAAGGAGCTGCCTGACTTCTCCTCAATTTCATGGAAATTGCTGACGGAGCTTATGATTTTTTCGACGCCACTGGGCCGATATCATGATGTGTATCCGTTGCATGTGGTGACGACGGGCGCGCTGAGTAAGATGAAAGAGCTTGAGCCCGGTGCTGATTTTGGCCCCCATAGATTCAGGCCCAATTTGGTTATTGAAAGCAATGAGGGCGTGGTGGATTTTGATGATTTCAGTTGGGTTGGCGGTAAATTATCGATCGGATCGAACGTTGTCATTCAGTGTGAGTCACGAACGGTACGATGTTCCATGCCCGCTCAACCACAATTTAATTGCGCTAAAGACAGCAGCGTTTTACGCTCGATCAACTCCCACACTCAGCGACACTTCGGCATCAATGCCTCGGTGCTGAAACAGGGCCAGATTAAAGTAGGGGATGAAGTCAGGTGGGAGCCAGGTAAGGATTCAGCGTTAAGCAAA
- a CDS encoding YebG family protein encodes MAVVAMWKCDRDGSMFDDKKDADAHDKMLELAEGFAALLARHSDSINEQEAEQLGLLLSKHKDQIIAACKGKPEVLSHIGTDQPQETSNITPLAATS; translated from the coding sequence ATGGCTGTTGTGGCAATGTGGAAATGCGATAGAGATGGCAGTATGTTTGATGACAAAAAAGACGCTGATGCCCATGACAAAATGCTGGAACTAGCCGAAGGATTTGCAGCATTACTCGCCCGTCATTCCGATAGTATCAACGAACAGGAAGCCGAACAACTCGGGTTGCTGCTCTCAAAGCATAAAGATCAGATCATCGCTGCCTGTAAAGGCAAGCCTGAAGTACTTTCACACATAGGTACCGATCAACCACAGGAAACCTCCAACATCACACCGTTGGCCGCCACGTCATAA
- a CDS encoding SGNH/GDSL hydrolase family protein gives MIKLGTNDFQSTHTNEAWMSAQGVAKLISVTRNSPIEPGMPIPEILVVAPPWITNPMGSIASKFKGAESRYVGLPEELEKVTSELGMLFYDSNKSVCASAVDGIHLDQIQHRVLGMAIAAEVVSWDVLM, from the coding sequence GTGATCAAGTTGGGCACTAACGATTTTCAATCTACTCATACCAACGAAGCTTGGATGTCAGCGCAAGGAGTCGCTAAGCTAATTTCGGTTACACGTAATTCACCGATTGAGCCTGGTATGCCAATACCTGAAATATTGGTAGTTGCACCTCCCTGGATAACTAACCCTATGGGATCAATTGCCAGTAAATTTAAAGGAGCGGAATCCAGGTATGTGGGTTTGCCTGAGGAGCTTGAAAAAGTAACATCAGAGCTTGGCATGCTATTTTATGATTCCAATAAGTCGGTTTGTGCAAGTGCAGTTGATGGTATACATCTTGATCAAATACAGCATCGTGTATTGGGCATGGCTATAGCAGCAGAGGTTGTGAGCTGGGATGTACTGATGTAA
- a CDS encoding 4a-hydroxytetrahydrobiopterin dehydratase → MKNVLFTILLALFVVTATITLLGVTKVIAIEEFYLKGLFGAFLIELGAAIFGMLTKSDLLEDGIHSCEQRTISQSVKSIPVPCPNADNTPKKLTLEEERTLLAGLPNWDVVETKLENGDTIRELHRHYEFKTFEAAFDFMNKAVEQAVVICDHHPRWENTYSRVEVWLSTYDLDRQITNRDAELAGLFEQIWRDAGKGV, encoded by the coding sequence ATGAAAAATGTGCTTTTCACTATTCTGTTAGCGCTGTTTGTTGTGACGGCCACGATCACCCTGTTGGGCGTTACGAAAGTTATTGCTATAGAAGAGTTTTACTTAAAAGGCCTGTTTGGTGCTTTCCTGATTGAGCTGGGAGCAGCGATCTTCGGGATGCTTACGAAAAGTGATTTACTGGAAGATGGCATCCATTCCTGTGAGCAGCGCACCATTAGTCAATCAGTTAAATCAATACCTGTTCCCTGCCCCAACGCTGACAACACCCCTAAAAAATTGACGTTGGAGGAAGAGCGCACCCTGCTGGCGGGTCTTCCGAATTGGGATGTGGTGGAAACCAAACTAGAGAATGGAGACACGATCAGGGAGCTTCATCGACATTATGAGTTTAAAACATTTGAAGCTGCATTTGATTTTATGAATAAGGCTGTTGAGCAAGCAGTAGTGATTTGTGATCATCACCCTAGATGGGAAAATACGTATAGTCGCGTAGAGGTATGGCTTTCAACCTATGATCTCGATCGGCAAATAACCAATAGGGATGCAGAACTCGCGGGCCTTTTCGAACAGATCTGGCGTGATGCCGGAAAAGGCGTATAG
- a CDS encoding glutaredoxin domain-containing protein, with amino-acid sequence MKKFAVIALLIFAGFKGWERYQSNQSLDPLMEQPYVVVYGRDSCGFTQKTLDDLSSAGVNFRYFKIDEREVADSIHARMEESRISTRRYNLPVVDVNGKISIRPSIDDVLAMYGQKL; translated from the coding sequence ATGAAAAAATTTGCAGTCATTGCGTTGCTGATTTTCGCAGGGTTTAAAGGGTGGGAAAGGTATCAGTCCAATCAATCTTTAGACCCGCTTATGGAGCAGCCTTACGTTGTGGTGTATGGGCGAGACTCCTGTGGTTTTACTCAAAAAACACTGGATGATCTTTCAAGTGCAGGTGTCAATTTCAGATATTTTAAAATAGATGAAAGAGAGGTAGCGGATTCGATTCATGCACGAATGGAGGAGTCTCGTATATCGACGCGAAGATATAATCTCCCTGTAGTGGATGTTAATGGTAAAATTTCAATTCGCCCGAGCATTGACGATGTGCTCGCAATGTATGGTCAAAAGCTATAG
- a CDS encoding peptidoglycan-binding domain-containing protein, translated as MKISIWMLNVLLCVLPAVVWSGPNEEAEAKQSFDDFKAIYTKPNVTNGELKDALALVLKSNELNPGNFKYTYSAAATYDGLGEYDQAVEWYRKAADIALTDKQRVNAEIAASESRFMLVALRKQDEPSPGHEISVSMMLKGIKYEPELREGQRLPTLYPDNVDPNAHLDYLEDRFKQYQPFKNTNFLIVSYESQRAARQHYERGVKDFYTYFQNHIFGYTQHRPVVLFLGDYPESLIDLTNKLYPELRFKSGHPFMGYFNKRDNVIFATVMGGYGTLLHEMIHALIFADFPEAPGWLEEAFATIYERTKWQNNRLIPLPNWRLDGMNFEEVAPLDLYEKYKGDIKLDHRDLARLRLFYTYIDELGQLKAFYQAVKASKGEVSVAQIAKDLGVEQAAWSDFAERSFIEYQIDLAKGSGRTVNPAETRFIQRALNAVMDAGLKEDGLWGNATEVELKRFQSSQGLKPDGIYGKNTRTTLQRLFAEKMMD; from the coding sequence ATGAAAATATCAATTTGGATGTTAAATGTGCTGCTATGTGTCTTGCCTGCGGTTGTTTGGTCGGGCCCTAACGAGGAGGCAGAAGCAAAACAGTCTTTTGATGATTTTAAGGCGATTTACACCAAACCAAATGTGACCAATGGTGAGTTGAAAGATGCGCTGGCACTGGTGCTTAAAAGTAATGAGTTGAATCCAGGCAACTTTAAATACACCTACAGCGCTGCGGCAACCTACGATGGGTTGGGTGAATATGATCAAGCCGTTGAATGGTATCGCAAGGCGGCGGATATAGCATTAACCGACAAGCAGCGCGTGAATGCAGAAATTGCGGCTAGTGAAAGTCGTTTCATGTTAGTGGCATTACGTAAGCAAGATGAACCGAGCCCTGGGCATGAAATATCAGTTTCAATGATGCTGAAGGGAATTAAATATGAGCCTGAGTTGAGGGAAGGCCAGCGTTTGCCGACGCTGTATCCCGACAATGTTGATCCAAACGCACACCTTGATTATCTAGAAGATCGCTTTAAACAATATCAACCCTTCAAAAATACAAATTTTCTGATTGTTTCATATGAAAGCCAGAGAGCCGCTCGGCAACATTATGAACGCGGAGTGAAAGATTTTTATACTTATTTTCAGAATCATATATTTGGATACACTCAGCACAGGCCAGTGGTGTTGTTTCTTGGGGACTATCCAGAAAGTTTGATCGATTTAACAAATAAGCTCTATCCAGAGTTGCGCTTCAAATCAGGGCACCCTTTTATGGGTTATTTTAACAAGCGTGACAATGTGATCTTTGCAACGGTAATGGGCGGATATGGCACGCTGCTGCACGAGATGATTCATGCTCTAATCTTCGCTGATTTCCCTGAGGCCCCCGGTTGGCTAGAAGAAGCCTTTGCAACAATCTACGAGAGAACAAAATGGCAGAATAACCGTTTGATACCACTGCCCAATTGGCGATTGGATGGGATGAATTTTGAAGAGGTAGCGCCCCTTGATCTGTATGAAAAATACAAAGGCGACATTAAGTTAGACCATCGTGATCTTGCCCGGTTACGACTTTTTTATACGTATATTGATGAACTAGGTCAGTTAAAAGCATTCTATCAAGCGGTGAAAGCCAGTAAGGGCGAAGTTTCGGTAGCACAGATCGCAAAAGATCTTGGTGTTGAACAGGCCGCATGGAGTGATTTTGCTGAAAGAAGTTTTATTGAATATCAGATCGATCTTGCCAAAGGCAGTGGCCGCACGGTAAACCCTGCCGAAACACGATTCATTCAGCGTGCTTTAAATGCCGTGATGGATGCAGGCCTTAAAGAGGACGGGTTATGGGGTAACGCCACAGAGGTTGAGCTTAAACGGTTTCAGTCTAGTCAAGGCTTAAAGCCGGATGGTATCTATGGAAAGAATACCCGAACCACGCTTCAGCGTCTGTTTGCTGAAAAAATGATGGATTAG